The proteins below are encoded in one region of Ammospiza caudacuta isolate bAmmCau1 chromosome 33, bAmmCau1.pri, whole genome shotgun sequence:
- the LOC131570272 gene encoding uncharacterized protein LOC131570272, translating to MEPRELLERQVAVVATLGKLVAIATTPYRGMLLGGSPRSLHEALGTFIGHLSGTLGCCSVTSWPGSSVTSWRRGNVTPLGHLDVNSLNRFTSLLGLCGATLGRHDRVTTLGQVLANPEATWADVRAAASTWRESVDSLMDSRSRRVEEATRLCNEWEVTATMRGRRAETPLGLLERLVAECDGATAFPRELQRRLGDIEFALEETREPCPDFRVALVAAVAEAERLRDASTHLASCHLEAILGQIRGILNSFVCGPDGPAARVVAERCQKAIEDIPRLLREL from the exons ATGGAGCCCCGCGAG ctgctggagCGGCAGGTCGCCGTGGTGGCCACGCTGGGCAAGCTGGTGGCCATTGCGACTACGCCGTACAGGGGCATGCTGCTGGGTGGGTCCCCAAGGTCCCTGCACGAGGCCCTGGGGACCTTCATCGGTCACCTCAGTGggaccctgggctgctgcagtgtcacctccTGGCCTGGCAGCAGTGTCACTTCCTGGCGCCGCGGCAATGTCACCCCTCTGGGCCACCTCGATGTCAATTCCCTGAACCGATTCACTTCCCTGCTGGGCCTCTGCGGTGCCACCCTTGGGCGCCACGACCGTGTCACCACCCTGGGCCAGGTCCTGGCCAACCCGGAGGCCACCTGGGCCGACGTGAGAGCTGCGGCCAGCACCTGGCGGGAGTCGGTGGACAGCCTCATGGACAGCAGGTCCCGGCGGGTCGAGGAGGCCACCAGGCTGTGCAACGAGTGGGAGGTGACGGCCACCATGAGGGGACGGCGGGCAGAGacacccctggggctgctggagcgcCTGGTGGCCGAGTGTGACGGAGCCACCGCCTTCCCCCGGGAGCTGCAGCGCCGGCTCGGGGACATCGAGTTCGCCCTGGAGGAGACAAGGGAGCCGTGTCCCGATTTCCGCGTGGCCTTGGTGGCCGCCGTGGCCGAGGCCGAGCGGCTGCGGGATGCCAGCACCCACCTGGCCTCGTGTCACCTGGAGGCCATACTTGGGCAAATCCGCGGCATCCTGAACAGTTTCGTTTGCGGCCCTGATGGCCCTGCTGCCCGCGTGGTGGCCGAGCGGTGCCAGAAAGCCATCGAGGACATCCCGAGGCTGCTGCGGGAACTGTGA